The Tenrec ecaudatus isolate mTenEca1 chromosome 7, mTenEca1.hap1, whole genome shotgun sequence genome window below encodes:
- the TBCC gene encoding tubulin-specific chaperone C has translation METASCSAAAVGNGDLGSQRDQSLVPERLQRREQERQLELERRKQRRQNQDVEEEKGDFFAATFSRERAAVEELLQSGESAERLEEAAARLQGLQKLVNDSVLFLAAYDLRQGQEALARLQATLAERRRELQPKKRFAFKARRKDAASVTKVDAAPGAPVAEGTATQPPSKEERGFGSSSVCGFSNLESQVLEKRAEELHQRDVLLTGLSSCTIRLFGNPNTVRLTKARDCTVLCGPVSTSVFLDACSGCVLVVACQQLRVHTTKDTRIFLQVTSRAIIEDCSGIQFAPYTWTYPGIDKDFQGSGLDRSKNHWNDVDDFNWLVRDVASPNWSILPEEERSLLWD, from the coding sequence ATGGAGACGGCTAGTTGCTCGGCTGCCGCCGTCGGGAACGGGGACTTGGGATCCCAGCGGGACCAGAGCCTGGTGCCCGAGAGGCTCCAGAGACGTGAACAAGAACGGCAGCTGGAGCTGGAGAGGCGGAAGCAAAGGCGACAGAACCAGGATGTGGAGGAGGAGAAGGGCGACTTTTTCGCCGCTACCTTCTCCCGGGAGCGAGCTGCCGTGGAGGAGCTTTTGCAGAGCGGGGAGTCCGCCGAGCGGCTGGAGGAGGCGGCCGCCCGCCTGCAGGGGCTGCAGAAACTTGTCAACGACTCGGTTTTGTTCCTGGCCGCCTACGACCTGCGGCAGGGACAGGAAGCGCTGGCTCGGCTGCAGGCGACCCTAGCCGAGCGGCGCCGGGAGCTGCAGCCCAAGAAGCGTTTCGCTTTCAAGGCCCGGAGGAAGGATGCCGCCTCAGTTACCAAAGTGGACGCGGCCCCCGGCGCCCCAGTGGCTGAAGGCACGGCCACCCAGCCGCCCTCGAAGGAGGAGCGCGGCTTCGGCTCCAGCTCggtctgtggcttctccaacctGGAGTCCCAAGTCTTGGAGAAGAGAGCGGAAGAGCTGCACCAGCGCGACGTCCTTTTGACTGGGCTGAGCTCCTGCACGATCAGATTGTTCGGCAATCCCAACACCGTGCGGCTGACCAAGGCCCGAGACTGCACGGTGCTCTGCGGGCCGGTGTCCACCTCCGTGTTCCTGGATGCCTGCAGTGGCTGCGTGCTGGTCGTGGCCTGCCAACAGCTCCGCGTGCACACGACGAAAGACACCCGCATCTTCCTGCAGGTGACTAGCAGGGCCATCATAGAGGACTGCAGCGGGATCCAGTTCGCCCCTTACACCTGGACCTACCCCGGCATCGACAAGgacttccagggctctggcttagaTCGGAGCAAAAATCACTGGAACGACGTTGACGATTTCAACTGGCTGGTCCGGGATGTGGCCTCCCCGAACTGGAGTATCCTTCCAGAGGAGGAGAGGAGTCTACTGTGGGACTGA